Proteins encoded in a region of the Zea mays cultivar B73 chromosome 4, Zm-B73-REFERENCE-NAM-5.0, whole genome shotgun sequence genome:
- the LOC103652776 gene encoding cyclin-dependent kinase inhibitor 3 isoform X1, with product MGKCVRIRGSSKPRAAAAAAASCLTLCSGRRVPPSEASAACSPRTRSRPRRHRGAGLRRWCGAKESAYGGSPRRHRGEGEADARSPRGRVLGVGARQQQLCADDGLGQQHEEEASATMAGDCDDGAGVAKVNKANKHENDECGCRVVGGVASQTPSPSPSPPPPPTETEIEAFFADAELAERRRFAEAYNYDVALDRPLEGRFEWVPLPLTGGRRW from the exons ATGGGCAAGTGCGTGAGGATCCGCGGCAGCAGCaagccgcgcgccgccgccgccgcggcggcgTCGTGCCTCACGCTGTGCAGCGGGCGCCGCGTGCCGCCGTCGGAGGCGTCGGCGGCGTGCAGCCCGAGGACGAGAAGCAGGCCGCGGCGCCACCGCGGGGCAGGCCTCCGGCGGTGGTGCGGCGCCAAGGAGAGCGCGTACGGCGGCAGCCCCCGGCGCCACAGGGGCGAGGGCGAGGCCGACGCGCGGAGCCCCCGTGGCCGGGTGCTCGGTGTCGGTGCCCGCCAGCAGCAGCTCTGCGCCGACGACGGGCTCGGCCAGCAGCACGAGGAGGAGGCGTCTGCGACGATGGCCGGCGACTGCGACGACGGCGCGGGCGTGGCGAAAGTGAATAAGGCGAATAAACACGAGAACGACGAGTGCGGCTGCCGCGTCGTCGGCGGCGTCGCCAGCCagacgccgtcgccgtcgccgtcgccgccaccgccgccgacgGAAACCGAGATAGAGGCCTTCTTCGCGGACGCGGAGCTGGCCGAGCGCCGGCGATTCGCAGAGGC GTACAATTACGACGTCGCCCTCGACCGCCCGCTGGAGGGGCGCTTCGAGTGGGTGCCGCTGCCGCTGACGGGGGGTCGGAGGTGGTAA
- the LOC103652776 gene encoding cyclin-dependent kinase inhibitor 3 isoform X2: MGKCVRIRGSSKPRAAAAAAASCLTLCSGRRVPPSEASAACSPRTRSRPRRHRGAGLRRWCGAKESAYGGSPRRHRGEGEADARSPRGRVLGVGARQQQLCADDGLGQQHEEEASATMAGDCDDGAGVAKVNKANKHENDECGCRVVGGVASQTPSPSPSPPPPPTETEIEAFFADAELAERRRFAEA, from the coding sequence ATGGGCAAGTGCGTGAGGATCCGCGGCAGCAGCaagccgcgcgccgccgccgccgcggcggcgTCGTGCCTCACGCTGTGCAGCGGGCGCCGCGTGCCGCCGTCGGAGGCGTCGGCGGCGTGCAGCCCGAGGACGAGAAGCAGGCCGCGGCGCCACCGCGGGGCAGGCCTCCGGCGGTGGTGCGGCGCCAAGGAGAGCGCGTACGGCGGCAGCCCCCGGCGCCACAGGGGCGAGGGCGAGGCCGACGCGCGGAGCCCCCGTGGCCGGGTGCTCGGTGTCGGTGCCCGCCAGCAGCAGCTCTGCGCCGACGACGGGCTCGGCCAGCAGCACGAGGAGGAGGCGTCTGCGACGATGGCCGGCGACTGCGACGACGGCGCGGGCGTGGCGAAAGTGAATAAGGCGAATAAACACGAGAACGACGAGTGCGGCTGCCGCGTCGTCGGCGGCGTCGCCAGCCagacgccgtcgccgtcgccgtcgccgccaccgccgccgacgGAAACCGAGATAGAGGCCTTCTTCGCGGACGCGGAGCTGGCCGAGCGCCGGCGATTCGCAGAGGCGTAA